The genome window TCAGCGCGAACCCGGGGAACAGCGCGATCCACCATTCGCCCGAGACGATGAAGTTGGCGCCGTCCGACACCATGATTCCCCATTCCGCCGTCGGAGGCCGCACGCCCAGGCCGATGAACGACAGTCCGGCCGCGTTCAACATCGCCCAGCCCATGTTCAGCGAGATCTGCACCACCATGGGCGGAATGATGTTGGGGTAAAGGTGCCGGAACAGGATCGACGCCCGGCTGTTGCCGCTGAGGCGCGCCGCCTCGACCATGCCCGACTCGCGCAGCACGCTGATCTCCGCGCGGCCGAGGCGCGCATAGAAGGGCAGGTTGATGATGGCGGTGGCGTAGACGATGTTCGAGACGTTGTTGCCCAGCGCCGCCACGATGGCCATCGCCAGCACAAACAGCGGAAACGCCATGATGGTATCGACCACCCGCCCAACGATGCGATCCGTCCAGCCGCGGTAAAACCCGGCGCACGCCCCCGCCACGCTGCCGACGACGAAGGACAACCCGACCGCGCCCACCGCCATCGCCAGATCCAGGCGAACCGCCGCCAGCACCCGGCTGAAGATGTCGCGCCCCAGCTGATCGGTGCCGAACCAGTGATGGCGCGACGGCGCCTGCAACGCGTCCTGCGTGTTGCTGGCCAGCGGATTGTACGGAACGACGGCGTTTCCAAAGAGGGCGATCAACAGCAGCAGGCAAAAAAACAGCAGCGACACCAGCGTGACCGGATTTTCGCCAAGCACGTGGCGCGCGTGTCGCAGCAAGCTGGAGCGCCCGGCGCGGGCCGGTTTCCCCACGCTGCCGGCGGCGACCGCGGCTGGCGCCACGCCGGACGTCTCGCTCACGCCGACACCTTGGCGCGCGGATCAACCAGACCGTACAGCAGATCGATGAACAGATTCAGCAGCACGAAGACCGTACCCATCACCAGCACGAATCCCTGTACCGGCGCGTAGTCCGAGGAGATCAGCGCCTCCAGCGCGAACGAGCCCAGGCCGGGCCAGGCGAACACCTTCTCCACCAGCACGTTGGCGCCCAGCAAGAACGAGAACACCATCCCCAGCGTGGTCAGCACCGGCAGCAGCGCGTTTCGAAACCCGTACACCACCAGCACCTGAAACCGACTGAGCCCGGCGGCGCGCGCCGTGCGGATGTAATCGCTGGACAGCACTGACAGCATCGCCGCCCGGGTCATGCGCGCCAGCGGCGCCATCGCGAACAAGGCCAGCGTCACCGCGGGCAGGGTCAGTTGCTTGGCGCTGCTCCAGAAGACCGAAAGGTTGCGCGCCAGCAAGCTGTCCAGCAGCAGAAAACCAGTGATCTGGCGGGGCGCTTCGGTGAACGAATCCAGGCGGCCCATCGGCGCCGGTGCCCAGCCCAGCTTGAAATAAAAGACGTAGATCAGCAGCAGGCCGGTGAAGAACGTGGGCAGCGAAACACCGGCGGTGCTGACCAGCCGCGAAGCATGATCAAACAGCGACCCCGGGCGCGTCGCCGCCAGCACGCCCAGCGGCACGCCGACCAGCACCGCCAGGAACAGGCCCGCCAGCGTCAGCTCCAGCGAAGCTGGCAGGCGGTTGATGAGCTCGGTGCGCACCGGCTGACCGGTGGTGATCGACGTCCCCAGATCGCCGTGGGCGAGATCGCGCAGATAAATGGTCAGCTGCGCGGGCAGGCTGCGATCCAGTCCCAGCTTGTGGCGGACCTCCTCGACTGCCTGGGGCGTGGCCGCCGGGCCGGCGAAGAAGGCCGCCGGATCGCCGGGCAAGGCGCGCATCAGCAGGAAGGTGATCACCACGACGCCGAGAAGACTGGGCAGCGCTGCCCCCAGCCTTCCCGCCAACAGTCGCAGCGTTCGTCCGTCGCGCATCCTGGGCTCAGTTCTTGGTCAGCTGCCGGAAATCCAGCTGGCGGTGGAACCAGTACTCATAGCCGCCAACGTTGCTTTGCATGGCCAGGTCCTGCACCGGCTGAAAGATGGGGATGCGCGGCACCTCGTCGAAGGCGATCTTCACGAACTGCTTCACCTCGGTGGAATACTTTTTCGGGCTGGTCTCGAAGCGGGCGGCGTCCACCAGCTTGTCCAGCTCCGGGTTCTTGTACGACATGGTGTTAAAGACCGCGTTCTGGCCGTGATACGACCAGAAGAAAAAATACTCTGGATAGTTCAGCCATCCCGACATGGTGTTGATGATGAGGGGCATGTCTTTCTTCAGCAGGGCGGCGCGCCAGTTGGCGCCCGGGATCTTGTTGATGGTGACCTTGATGCCGATCTGGGCCAGCGACTCTTGCAGCAGCACCGCCAGCGGCTCGCCGATGGCGGCGTAGCCCTGGTCCAGCGACAGTGTGGTCTCGAGGCCTTTGCCGGCGCCGGCCTCGGCCATCAGCTTCTTGGCCTTCTCGATGTCGGTGGCGTACCCGTGCGGCTGCGGCCAGCTGTCGTCGCGGGGAACCGTGCCGGTGGCGCCGTACAGCTTGATGCCCCGGCCGTACATCACCGACGACATGATCTTGTCGTACGGCATCGCATAGGCGATGGCCTGTCGGATCTTGAGGTTGTCGAACGGCGGCTTGCTGACGTTCATGCCGACGTACCAGGTGGCGTTCTCGATCGGCGTGGTCACCACCTTGAACCCGGCACTGGTCAGCGTCTGGGCGTCCTTGGGCGCGATCCCGTACGTCATGTCGGCGTCGCCGCGCTTTAGCAGGGCCAGCTGCGCGGAGGCCGACGGGACCTCTTTGACGATCACCCGTTTGATCTGCGGCAATGGTCCGCTCTTCCAGTCGTCGTTTCGATCGAAGACCATCTCTTGCCCCGGCTTCCACGACGCCACCTTGTAGGCGCCGCCAGCGGCAGTGTTGTTCTTCAGCCAATCAAGCGCCCAGGGATCCTTTTCGGTGGCGTGGGACTTGGCCAGCTTGGAATTGATCACCACCGCCACCGGCACTGCCAGGTCGGGCAGGGTCATCTTGTCCTTGCGCAGGAGGTTGATCTTGAACGTGTTGGCGTCGACGACCACGAACTGCTCCGGTTTCTCCAGCGAGCCGGCCTTCATCTGAAACGTGGGAAACCCGCCCACGATCACCGCGCGATCGAACGACCATTTGACGTCGTCGGCGGTCACCGGCGTGCCGTCGTGAAACTTGGCGTCCTTGCGCAGGTGAAAGGTGACCGACAACCCGTCGGGCGCGACTTGCCAGCTGGTGGCCAGCTCGGGGGCCAGCTTGCTGTAGTCGTACGAGGTCGTTCCGTCCTTCAGCTTCTTGCTGCCATAGCTGAGCAGCCGGTCGTAGACGTTCCACGACGCGCCATAAGCGGGACGGTTGGTGCCGACGCCGTGAATATCCAGGCTGTTGGGGCCGGATTCCAGCAGCACCACCAGCGTTTCTTTTCGGTCGGCGGCGTGCGCGGTGTCGGCCAGGAACACAAATGCCAGCGTGCTGGCGACGACCGCAAAAGAGGGATGAGGTGCGCGCAAGAATCAGCTCCTTGCCGGCTGAAAAGCCGGCTTTGGGTTTGACGGATCGGCGTTTGGCCCCTGCATCCTCGGTCCACCCATGTTTCGGGGACTTATCCAGTTGGAAGTTTATCCGTAACTTCGGTTGGTGCGCGGCGATGAACGCCGGTCATCGCTGGAAGCCGAGCGCCAGCGACGACGGTTTCAAACGCGTCGTCGTTCAACAGTCCTTCTTCAGGCTGATAAAACGAGTCTTCGAAATGGAAGAAGAGCGTCCACCTTCTCGTCACGCCCCATCGCGCCGGGCGCCGAAGTTTTGATAGCCCAAATTCGCTGGGAACCGATAGACGCTTATCAAACCCGTCGGTCGGCCGACGTGGGGAACAGTGACCGGTGGACACACTTTTGCATTGTGACAGTCGCGTTTGTCAAAAAGTCTCTTGGCTGAAGGCCATCGGTCCCGGCGTGGCTCGGTGCAACCGGCGGAATTC of Polyangia bacterium contains these proteins:
- a CDS encoding ABC transporter permease, which gives rise to MGKPARAGRSSLLRHARHVLGENPVTLVSLLFFCLLLLIALFGNAVVPYNPLASNTQDALQAPSRHHWFGTDQLGRDIFSRVLAAVRLDLAMAVGAVGLSFVVGSVAGACAGFYRGWTDRIVGRVVDTIMAFPLFVLAMAIVAALGNNVSNIVYATAIINLPFYARLGRAEISVLRESGMVEAARLSGNSRASILFRHLYPNIIPPMVVQISLNMGWAMLNAAGLSFIGLGVRPPTAEWGIMVSDGANFIVSGEWWIALFPGFALMAAVLCFNLLGDGLRDIVDPRRRT
- a CDS encoding ABC transporter permease encodes the protein MRDGRTLRLLAGRLGAALPSLLGVVVITFLLMRALPGDPAAFFAGPAATPQAVEEVRHKLGLDRSLPAQLTIYLRDLAHGDLGTSITTGQPVRTELINRLPASLELTLAGLFLAVLVGVPLGVLAATRPGSLFDHASRLVSTAGVSLPTFFTGLLLIYVFYFKLGWAPAPMGRLDSFTEAPRQITGFLLLDSLLARNLSVFWSSAKQLTLPAVTLALFAMAPLARMTRAAMLSVLSSDYIRTARAAGLSRFQVLVVYGFRNALLPVLTTLGMVFSFLLGANVLVEKVFAWPGLGSFALEALISSDYAPVQGFVLVMGTVFVLLNLFIDLLYGLVDPRAKVSA
- a CDS encoding ABC transporter substrate-binding protein is translated as MFLADTAHAADRKETLVVLLESGPNSLDIHGVGTNRPAYGASWNVYDRLLSYGSKKLKDGTTSYDYSKLAPELATSWQVAPDGLSVTFHLRKDAKFHDGTPVTADDVKWSFDRAVIVGGFPTFQMKAGSLEKPEQFVVVDANTFKINLLRKDKMTLPDLAVPVAVVINSKLAKSHATEKDPWALDWLKNNTAAGGAYKVASWKPGQEMVFDRNDDWKSGPLPQIKRVIVKEVPSASAQLALLKRGDADMTYGIAPKDAQTLTSAGFKVVTTPIENATWYVGMNVSKPPFDNLKIRQAIAYAMPYDKIMSSVMYGRGIKLYGATGTVPRDDSWPQPHGYATDIEKAKKLMAEAGAGKGLETTLSLDQGYAAIGEPLAVLLQESLAQIGIKVTINKIPGANWRAALLKKDMPLIINTMSGWLNYPEYFFFWSYHGQNAVFNTMSYKNPELDKLVDAARFETSPKKYSTEVKQFVKIAFDEVPRIPIFQPVQDLAMQSNVGGYEYWFHRQLDFRQLTKN